One region of Salvelinus namaycush isolate Seneca chromosome 3, SaNama_1.0, whole genome shotgun sequence genomic DNA includes:
- the LOC120044867 gene encoding uncharacterized protein LOC120044867 isoform X1, whose product MFSKTFKKSQKSISAKIDNFSILLERHDEETMFPRLAFLKTEEHKLKADLKHEIVQRKKEIYSSLVKSIMTSMLPSYTEASNVHGKGSLKRMQDILESHIESSKSTMFHDAKGKMLTLLTKLSEYIVQEIRSKLKEAMKQSLHNELPLPDISEHYEIVKSAYEKMMGKPITDVEDEKCLLEDTSGKEMTSEQVTTKIKVPLRNNRNDEKKKKKKKKKKQRKRAKDVLADAVFVDKHMSALIKRAAMVMAIADDLLGEDMIQDETYSDIEAAETSEKKMRVLYKALRSGGPMIKSAFYTALQTNEPNLVKDLASP is encoded by the exons atgttttcaaaaACATTCAA GAAATCTCAGAAATCTATCTCTGCAAAGATTGATAATTTCAGCATCCTCTTAGAGCGCCATGATGAAGAAACCATGTTTCCTCGGCTGGCATTCCTCAAAACTGAG GAACACAAATTGAAGGCAGATCTTAAACATGAGATCGTCCAGAGGAAGAAGGAAATTTACTCTTCGCTCGTCAAGTCAATCATGACCTCCATGCTCCCCTCCTATACAG AGGCTTCAAATGTACATGGGAAAGGATCCCTAAAGAGAATGCAGGACATTCTCGAGAGTCACATTGAGTCATCAAAGAGCACCATGTTCCACGATGCTAAGGGGAAGATGCTGACGCTCCTAACCAAGCTCAGC GAATACATTGTGCAGGAAATAAGGTCTAAACTAAAAGAAGCTATGAAGCAGTCACTCCACAATGAGCTACCCCTCCCAG ATATATCTGAGCACTATGAGATAGTGAAGAGCGCCTATGAAAAAATGATGGGTAAACCCATCACAGATGTTGAAGATGAGAAATG TCTCCTAGAAGACACCTCGGGGAAGGAAATGACATCTGAGcaggtaactaccaaaataaag GTTCCACTAAGGAACAACAGGAATGatgagaagaaaaagaagaaaaagaagaaaaagaaacaaaGGAAAAGGGCGAAGGATGTTCTTGCAG ATGCTGTGTTTGTGGATAAGCACATGAGTGCACTAATCAAGAGGGCTGCAATGGTAATGGCTATAGCAGATGACCTACTGGGAGAGGACATGATCCAAGATGAAACGTATTCGGATATTGAGGCAGCCGAGACCAGTGAGAAAAAAATGAGAGTTCTGTACAAGGCTCTACGCTCAGGAGGACCAATGATTAAATCAGCCTTCTACACAGCTCTCCAAACTAATGAACCTAATCTTGTCAAGGACTTGG CTTCCCCCTGA
- the LOC120044867 gene encoding uncharacterized protein LOC120044867 isoform X2 produces the protein MFSKTFKKSQKSISAKIDNFSILLERHDEETMFPRLAFLKTEEHKLKADLKHEIVQRKKEIYSSLVKSIMTSMLPSYTEASNVHGKGSLKRMQDILESHIESSKSTMFHDAKGKMLTLLTKLSEYIVQEIRSKLKEAMKQSLHNELPLPDISEHYEIVKSAYEKMMGKPITDVEDEKCLLEDTSGKEMTSEQVPLRNNRNDEKKKKKKKKKKQRKRAKDVLADAVFVDKHMSALIKRAAMVMAIADDLLGEDMIQDETYSDIEAAETSEKKMRVLYKALRSGGPMIKSAFYTALQTNEPNLVKDLASP, from the exons atgttttcaaaaACATTCAA GAAATCTCAGAAATCTATCTCTGCAAAGATTGATAATTTCAGCATCCTCTTAGAGCGCCATGATGAAGAAACCATGTTTCCTCGGCTGGCATTCCTCAAAACTGAG GAACACAAATTGAAGGCAGATCTTAAACATGAGATCGTCCAGAGGAAGAAGGAAATTTACTCTTCGCTCGTCAAGTCAATCATGACCTCCATGCTCCCCTCCTATACAG AGGCTTCAAATGTACATGGGAAAGGATCCCTAAAGAGAATGCAGGACATTCTCGAGAGTCACATTGAGTCATCAAAGAGCACCATGTTCCACGATGCTAAGGGGAAGATGCTGACGCTCCTAACCAAGCTCAGC GAATACATTGTGCAGGAAATAAGGTCTAAACTAAAAGAAGCTATGAAGCAGTCACTCCACAATGAGCTACCCCTCCCAG ATATATCTGAGCACTATGAGATAGTGAAGAGCGCCTATGAAAAAATGATGGGTAAACCCATCACAGATGTTGAAGATGAGAAATG TCTCCTAGAAGACACCTCGGGGAAGGAAATGACATCTGAGcag GTTCCACTAAGGAACAACAGGAATGatgagaagaaaaagaagaaaaagaagaaaaagaaacaaaGGAAAAGGGCGAAGGATGTTCTTGCAG ATGCTGTGTTTGTGGATAAGCACATGAGTGCACTAATCAAGAGGGCTGCAATGGTAATGGCTATAGCAGATGACCTACTGGGAGAGGACATGATCCAAGATGAAACGTATTCGGATATTGAGGCAGCCGAGACCAGTGAGAAAAAAATGAGAGTTCTGTACAAGGCTCTACGCTCAGGAGGACCAATGATTAAATCAGCCTTCTACACAGCTCTCCAAACTAATGAACCTAATCTTGTCAAGGACTTGG CTTCCCCCTGA